A DNA window from Trichomycterus rosablanca isolate fTriRos1 chromosome 11, fTriRos1.hap1, whole genome shotgun sequence contains the following coding sequences:
- the cdon gene encoding cell adhesion molecule-related/down-regulated by oncogenes, with translation MDIKGLRGLKVLSTVLCVCHTLLFSCSFAYSLHFHTQPASVVQKLGSAVHLHCMAVPASASITWLFQGHPIEPGALPGMEVQSGTLFLPFLQPQNTGFYQCVARSDTGAIASRRAQVAIADIEEFRDTPLRSLAVKQGETAVIKCLLPRSNPSALPRYRIRGKWLVNSTDEYLILPSGNLQIISVSKEDQGMYKCGAYNPVTKEVRIEARGTKLIVKESHGLSTVGIIYPISPIKLTVEQSKALVLECIISGNPVVRWMKDGLELTLVSRIRLLHSNLLLSDVQLSDRGNYTCIAQKEDGSVASAILYTVDVLEAPSVIKGLSDRTVNFGSSVQFTCDTLGNPVPKITWLFNSLPILPSSRFNISDSSLHIISVSTQDQGMYQCLLDNGIGSTQSAARFMVQSEHQSSFIAADTNAQPSINPVQSDEGEGLSLHLEEGFGDTVGPISERTSNKPTPEAPIIISPPQTHKPNTYDLEWRSGRDWGNPITAYFVKYRKVNDMSSVVGSWHTVRVPGSEKNLLLSDLEPSSLYEVLMVARSTAGEGQPAMLTFRTGKERSPPSNKNPSKAPVVSQPEKVPEEKVINTHYGVVIHDRVPEAPDRPTISMASENSVYVAWIPRANGGSPITAFRVEFRKQGRSGDWTIADDNISPLKLSVEVRNLEPGSTYRFRVIALNNYGESAHSATSRTYQVAMTSQPTSNRPVTGPHISSTDAVSDTHIMVRWTYTPSSNNNTPIQGFYIYYRPTDSDNDSDYKKDMVEGVKRWHMIAQLQPETSYDIKMQCFNDAGESEYSNVMICETRVRQPPGAPSQQPISPPEGYPPSQSTQSGGGILYLIVGSVLGIMVLTLLIFIVICLWKNRQQNNMLKHNPPGYLYPPTEMNGHIMDYTALSASSQHNGSVHAGYGHNRPLIRHGCHHLHHKLPNGMTLLNSPGPLYTQGHSHTHDTSQPKNSLDYEYTHPHHIHNGEGVYTSVAQTDSTDCMNCQNFCNNNRCYTKANGGTHPLMHHLLPCQLDSIEMVPLSRASFRCHDKGSLQHYGNCEQEDEIREEIQDLASTSSNSQSLTEELEQRANLEQDPGNSNESLVCLERKALPDLDCKEKPVWISHSSLTGELIQPTMQEI, from the exons ATGGACATCAAAGGCCTAAGAGGCCTGAAGGTTCTGTCCACTGTGCTGTGCGTTTGCCATACTTTGCTCTTCAGTTGCTCAT TTGCATATTCTCTCCACTTCCACACACAGCCTGCCTCTGTGGTTCAGAAGCTGGGCAGTGCTGTTCACCTTCACTGTATGGCTGTTCCAGCCTCTGCCTCAATCACCTGGCTGTTTCAAGGTCATCCCATAGAACCAGGGGCACTACCTGGGATGGAGGTTCAGTCTGGCACCCTCTTTTTGCCCTTTCTTCAGCCTCAAAACACCGGCTTCTACCAGTGTGTCGCTCGTTCGGATACAGGTGCCATTGCTAGTCGAAGGGCACAGGTGGCCATCGCAG ACATAGAGGAGTTCCGAGACACGCCTTTACGGTCCCTGGCTGTAAAACAAGGGGAGACTGCTGTGATTAAGTGTCTTCTACCCCGAAGTAACCCCTCAGCTTTGCCACGTTATAGGATACGGGGAAAATGGCTGGTCAATTCTACAG ATGAATATTTAATTCTTCCTTCTGGAAATCTTCAGATAATCTCAGTTTCTAAGGAGGATCAGGGCATGTATAAATGTGGTGCTTATAATCCTGTTACCAAAGAGGTCAGGATTGAGGCCCGTGGCACTAAGCTTATAGTAAAAG AATCACATGGTCTGTCCACTGTGGGGATCATATATCCTATCAGTCCTATCAAACTGACAGTAGAACAGTCCAAGGCTCTTGTTTTGGAATGCATTATATCAGGAAATCCTGTTGTTCGATGGATGAAGGATGGGCTGGAGCTGACTCTCGTTTCCAGGATCAGACTGCTGCACAGTAATCTGCTGCTGAGTGATGTCCAGCTAAGTGATAGAGGAAACTACACTTGCATTGCTCAAAAGGAGGATGGAAGTGTGGCCAGtgctatactgtatactgtcgaTGTGCTTG AAGCACCCAGTGTAATTAAAGGACTATCTGACCGGACTGTGAATTTTGGTTCTTCTGTACAATTTACTTGTGACACTTTGGGAAATCCTGTCCCTAAAATTACCTGGTTGTTCAACTCCTTACCAATTTTACCATCATCTCGCTTCAACATATCAGACTCCTCCCTGCATATAATTTCAGTCAGTACTCAGGATCAGGGCATGTATCAGTGCCTGCTAGACAATGGGATTGGCTCAACACAATCAGCTGCCAGATTCATGGTCCAATCAG AACATCAGTCCAGTTTTATAGCTGCAGATACGAATGCACAACCCTCTATCAATCCCGTTCAGAGTGACGAAGGAGAAGGATTATCCCTGCATTTGGAAGAGGGGTTTGGTGATACCGTAGGTCCCATCAGCGAGAGGACTAGTAACAAGCCCACTCCAGAGGCCCCAATCATCATCAGTCCTCCTCAAACACATAAACCCAACACCTATGATCTAGAGTGGAGGTCAGGACGAGATTGGGGCAACCCAATCACTGCCTACTTTGTTAAATACCGCAAG GTAAATGACATGAGCAGTGTGGTGGGTAGCTGGCACACAGTACGAGTTCCTGGCAGTGAAAAGAACCTTCTCCTGTCGGACCTAGAGCCTTCCAGTCTGTACGAAGTGCTCATGGTCGCacgcagcactgctggagaggGTCAGCCCGCCATGCTCACTTTCCGTACGGGAAAGG AGAGGAGTCCTCCTTCCAATAAGAACCCTTCCAAAGCACCGGTTGTGTCTCAGCCTGAAAAAGTTCCAGAAGAAAAAGTCATCAACACACACTACGGAGTCGTTATACATGACAGAG TTCCAGAGGCCCCAGATCGACCAACTATCTCAATGGCATCTGAAAATTCGGTCTATGTCGCATGGATCCCGCGGGCCAACGGCGGCTCTCCAATCACAGCTTTCCGTGTAGAGTTCAGGAAGCAGGGACGAAGCGGAGACTGGACTATTGCAGATGATAATATTTCACCTCTCAAGCTGTCTGTAGAAGTGCGCAACCTAGAACCAg GTTCTACATACCGCTTTCGCGTCATTGCCTTGAACAACTATGGTGAAAGTGCTCACAGTGCCACTTCCAGGACATACCAGGTAGCAATGACGAGTCAGCCCACATCCAACCGTCCTGTTACTGGCCCTCACATCTCATCGACTGATGCTGTCAGTGACACACATATCATGGTGCGATGGACT TATACTCCTTCCAGTAACAACAACACCCCCATCCAGGGCTTCTACATTTACTATCGGCCTACagacagtgacaatgacagcGACTATAAGAAAGACATGGTAGAAG GCGTCAAGCGCTGGCACATGATTGCTCAACTCCAGCCTGAGACATCCTACGACATCAAGATGCAATGTTTTAATGATGCAGGAGAGAGCGAATACAGTAATGTGATGATCTGCGAAACCAGAG TCCGCCAGCCACCAGGTGCTCCTAGTCAGCAGCCCATCAGCCCACCAGAGGGCTATCCACCAAGTCAGTCGACCCAGTCAGGAGGTGGCATTCTGTATCTTATTGTGGGAAGCGTGCTGGGAATCATGGTGCTCACTTTGCTCATCTTTATCGTCATTTGTCTATGGAAAAATCGGCAGCAGAACAACATGCTTA AACATAATCCTCCTGGCTACCTGTACCCGCCTACAGAGATGAATGGCCACATTATGGATTACACTGCACTGTCTGCCTCCAGCCAGCACAATGGCAGCGTCCATGCCGGCTATGGGCACAACAGGCCTCTAATACGCCACGGTTGTCACCACCTGCACCACAAACTCCCTAATGGCATGACACTACTCAACAGCCCAGGGCCTCTCTACACTCAGGGGCATTCCCATACCCATGATACCTCTCAGCCAAAGAACAGCTTGGATTATGAATACACACACCCTCATCACATACACAAT GGGGAAGGCGTGTACACATCTGTGGCCCAGACGGACTCAACCGACTGTATGAACTGTCAGAACTTCTGCAACAATAACAG ATGTTACACAAAAGCCAATGGTGGTACTCATCCCCTAATGCACCACTTGCTACCATGCCAGCTTGACAGTATCGAGATGGTACCTCTAAGCAGAGCCTCGTTCCGATGCCATGACAAAGGCAGCCTACAGCACTATGGGAATTGTGAGCAGGAAGATGAAATTAGAGAAGAAATACAGGACTTAGCATCAACTTCCTCAAATTCTCAGAGTTTAACCGAAGAGTTGGAACAAAGAGCCAACCTCGAACAAG ATCCAGGAAACTCAAACGAGTCGCTGGTGTGTTTGGAAAGGAAAGCCCTGCCTGATTTAGACTGTAAAGAGAAACCAGTTTGGATTTCACATTCAAGTCTTACTGGAGAACTTATTCAACCTACGATGCAGGAGATctga